A portion of the Adhaeribacter radiodurans genome contains these proteins:
- a CDS encoding sensor histidine kinase: protein MQKLHDTRIRIAGMLIQNIILFLFFYLPRVTQEHEPVLKILLWQLLFTFVMWEGTRLAVRFSRSQFTGLKKQGSRILLLAFLVVLLSILVGCWHVWVEFLLGFWQHEEMNVYNFLYSIGMTLFFCQLIAAVYECIYYLLEWKKSVTVAEDLEKRNLQSQLDSLKNQVSPHFLFNSLNTLSGLIEEDPKRALRFVDELSQIYRYLLQSNEKELIPLDQELEFIQAYFYLLQTRFEKGVFLIVEVAPELKVYLIPPLTLQILLENAVKHNIISETAPLHIRIYSDNFNNLLVENNLQKRSTAVFSNKMGLVNVSAKYHLLNQPEIIIQENESIFQVQIPLISPKIHAHRNS, encoded by the coding sequence ATGCAGAAGCTTCATGATACCCGGATTCGAATAGCCGGCATGCTGATTCAGAATATAATATTGTTCTTGTTTTTTTACTTACCCCGGGTAACCCAGGAACACGAACCTGTATTAAAAATTCTGTTGTGGCAATTACTTTTTACGTTTGTAATGTGGGAAGGTACGCGTTTGGCCGTTCGGTTTAGCCGCTCTCAATTTACCGGATTAAAAAAACAGGGTTCACGGATTTTACTTTTAGCTTTCTTAGTGGTTTTACTTTCCATTTTGGTAGGTTGCTGGCACGTTTGGGTTGAATTTTTATTAGGTTTTTGGCAGCATGAGGAGATGAATGTATACAACTTCCTGTATAGCATAGGAATGACCTTGTTTTTTTGCCAGCTAATTGCGGCCGTTTACGAATGTATTTATTACCTCCTGGAATGGAAAAAATCGGTGACAGTGGCAGAAGATTTGGAAAAAAGAAATTTGCAGAGCCAATTGGATTCCTTAAAAAATCAGGTAAGCCCACATTTTCTTTTTAATAGCTTAAATACCCTTTCCGGCTTAATAGAAGAAGATCCTAAACGTGCGCTGAGGTTTGTAGATGAATTATCGCAGATCTACCGCTACTTGCTGCAAAGCAACGAAAAGGAACTTATCCCCCTTGACCAGGAATTAGAGTTTATTCAGGCCTATTTTTACTTATTACAAACCAGGTTCGAAAAAGGCGTATTTTTAATAGTGGAGGTGGCACCTGAGTTAAAAGTTTACCTGATACCGCCCTTAACCTTGCAAATTCTCTTAGAAAATGCGGTAAAGCATAACATTATTTCCGAAACTGCTCCTTTGCACATCCGCATTTACTCAGATAATTTTAACAATTTGTTAGTAGAGAATAATTTACAAAAACGCTCAACAGCAGTTTTCTCCAACAAAATGGGATTAGTAAATGTATCGGCCAAGTACCATTTACTCAATCAGCCAGAAATTATAATCCAGGAAAATGAATCAATTTTTCAAGTACAAATACCTTTAATAAGCCCTAAAATACATGCGCATCGTAATAGTTGA
- a CDS encoding aldose 1-epimerase family protein: MTPQPWQNKISNPAQLGGIETAVLDNGPGRGTRIAWINTGTGLRYKVVLDRAMDIADAFFNQHSLTWLSHGGITAPEPFSNHGLEWLRTFGGGLVTTCGLSHVGGPEQDATGERGLHGQISNIPAEIESIIQPDLLTGQMQMSITGRMKQTQVLGPSLELKRTITSTLGQASIQIKDEITNRGNTPAPHMLLYHCNFGWPLVDEGTDLIWNGAWKSPGEVTSTKIFREGNNFRKCSPPLEAHSGGGEEVAFIQITPDTNGWCTTGLHNSHLNLAVALQFQKEQLPWLTNWQHWGKNEYVTGLEPGTHPPIGQAKAREQQELLFINPGESRQYDLQIEVLTTQESIHEFLNNTDF; encoded by the coding sequence TTGACACCACAACCTTGGCAAAATAAAATTTCTAATCCGGCTCAACTGGGTGGCATCGAAACCGCCGTGTTGGACAACGGCCCCGGACGGGGAACGCGGATAGCCTGGATAAATACTGGCACCGGATTACGGTACAAAGTAGTGCTAGACCGGGCCATGGATATTGCCGATGCTTTTTTTAATCAGCATAGTTTAACCTGGTTAAGTCATGGCGGAATTACTGCCCCGGAACCTTTCTCTAATCATGGTTTGGAATGGCTACGAACCTTTGGGGGTGGCCTAGTTACTACTTGCGGTTTATCGCACGTGGGCGGACCCGAGCAAGATGCTACTGGGGAACGTGGCTTACACGGTCAAATCAGTAACATACCCGCCGAGATAGAGTCCATCATTCAACCCGATTTGCTTACCGGTCAAATGCAAATGAGTATAACCGGACGCATGAAACAAACCCAAGTTCTGGGACCTAGCCTGGAATTAAAACGAACTATCACCAGCACCCTGGGTCAGGCTAGCATCCAGATAAAAGACGAAATTACCAACCGGGGCAATACACCTGCGCCGCACATGCTGCTTTACCATTGTAATTTTGGTTGGCCGCTCGTAGACGAAGGCACCGATTTAATTTGGAACGGTGCATGGAAATCGCCGGGAGAAGTAACGAGTACCAAGATATTTAGAGAAGGAAATAACTTCCGAAAATGTTCTCCTCCCTTAGAAGCCCACTCCGGTGGCGGCGAAGAAGTAGCCTTTATTCAAATTACCCCGGATACCAACGGCTGGTGTACCACCGGCTTACACAACTCCCACTTAAATTTAGCTGTTGCTTTACAGTTTCAGAAAGAGCAGCTTCCCTGGCTAACTAATTGGCAGCACTGGGGAAAAAACGAATACGTTACCGGCCTGGAACCGGGTACGCATCCTCCCATCGGGCAAGCAAAAGCCCGGGAACAACAAGAACTTTTATTTATCAACCCGGGCGAAAGCCGGCAATACGATTTACAAATAGAAGTACTTACCACTCAAGAAAGCATTCACGAATTTTTAAATAATACAGATTTTTAG
- a CDS encoding RagB/SusD family nutrient uptake outer membrane protein, translated as MKKTIIITLLVGSMLSSCNDDFLTVVPETQLSSATFFTKEADFQQAVNAAYVPLRTIFNDRAWLLGEMHSDNTYYARNPLFGATEQQEDIADFAIPTANGVTSNTHVLNQYRQDYLIIARTNQVLSTIDNVDFAAESKNNLKGQAMFLRAFAYFELVRYFGKVPLHLTPVTNREEAALPLASEEEIYVQIVKDLTEAIPMLLPKSKQEAGRVTSGAARTLLANVYINQKKWAEAETLLREVVTSNEYSLIPNYADVFSTSTSNKNNMESVFEVQFLEGSAGLNGNFIYQFMPRPMAMPEVASIMGTSNPQPLDAEGNNIPTPDIINAYEPGDTRKDVSIGYITLSGSARSNKVYPYIKKYAKPHALHNNTGTNWPVYRYSEVLLFLAEALNEQGKSGEAATFLNQVRSRAGLGEAQGDLREAIYQERRVELAFENKRWFDLVRTGRAIDVITAYGQRVKADPVAYYYPEGSQPRSHAFSNITLFYALPADEAALSPYF; from the coding sequence ATGAAAAAAACAATCATAATCACCTTGCTGGTAGGTTCTATGCTTAGCAGCTGTAATGATGATTTTCTAACGGTTGTGCCGGAAACACAACTAAGTTCGGCTACCTTCTTCACCAAAGAGGCTGATTTTCAGCAGGCAGTTAATGCGGCTTACGTTCCTTTGCGTACTATTTTTAACGATCGGGCCTGGCTTTTAGGTGAAATGCATTCCGATAATACTTACTATGCCCGTAACCCGCTTTTCGGCGCTACGGAACAGCAGGAAGATATTGCCGATTTTGCCATTCCTACAGCTAATGGAGTAACTTCCAATACCCACGTTTTAAATCAGTACCGCCAGGATTATTTAATTATTGCCCGGACAAACCAAGTTTTATCCACGATTGATAACGTTGATTTCGCCGCCGAGTCGAAGAATAATTTAAAAGGCCAGGCCATGTTTTTGCGGGCCTTCGCCTATTTTGAATTGGTGCGCTATTTTGGCAAAGTGCCTTTGCATTTAACGCCGGTAACTAACCGCGAAGAAGCGGCACTGCCATTAGCTTCGGAAGAAGAAATTTACGTCCAGATTGTAAAAGATCTCACCGAGGCCATTCCGATGTTGTTACCTAAGTCAAAACAAGAAGCAGGCCGTGTAACTTCGGGAGCCGCCCGTACCTTATTGGCCAATGTGTACATTAATCAAAAGAAATGGGCCGAAGCCGAAACGCTTTTACGAGAAGTAGTTACCAGCAACGAATACTCTCTTATTCCTAATTACGCTGATGTCTTTTCTACATCTACCAGCAATAAGAATAATATGGAGTCGGTATTTGAAGTACAATTTCTGGAAGGTTCTGCCGGATTAAACGGTAACTTTATTTACCAATTTATGCCCCGGCCAATGGCAATGCCGGAAGTGGCCTCTATTATGGGAACTTCTAATCCCCAACCGTTGGATGCCGAAGGCAATAACATTCCTACTCCGGATATTATTAATGCTTATGAACCCGGCGACACGCGTAAAGATGTTTCTATTGGCTACATTACTTTAAGTGGTAGTGCCCGCAGCAACAAAGTATATCCGTACATTAAAAAATACGCTAAGCCGCACGCCTTGCATAACAATACCGGTACCAACTGGCCTGTGTATCGTTACTCCGAAGTTTTACTTTTCTTAGCCGAAGCTTTAAATGAGCAAGGTAAGTCCGGTGAAGCAGCCACTTTCTTAAACCAGGTTCGCAGCCGCGCTGGTTTAGGCGAAGCCCAAGGTGACTTACGGGAAGCCATTTACCAGGAAAGACGGGTAGAATTAGCCTTTGAAAACAAACGTTGGTTCGACCTCGTACGGACTGGCCGGGCCATTGATGTAATTACCGCTTATGGTCAACGCGTTAAAGCTGATCCTGTAGCCTATTATTATCCGGAAGGTAGCCAGCCGCGCAGCCACGCTTTCAGCAACATTACTTTGTTTTACGCTTTACCAGCCGACGAAGCCGCGTTAAGCCCATACTTCTAA
- a CDS encoding SusC/RagA family TonB-linked outer membrane protein — protein sequence MKHRLLKLMQYACLLQLFFFSWSQANAQSLTVTGKISGDKGEGLPGVTVLLKGTTNGTATDGTGAFSLNVPNGNGTLVVSFIGYTTQEVAINNRSSINITLAPDTKALDEVVVVGYGSQLKKEVTGAVQTVTAKEIKDIPVSQVTQKLQGRLAGVQITQATGKPGQGISVRIRGQLSVLGGSDPLYVVDGFPITGSISTLNPDEIEDISILKDAASTSLYGSRAANGVVLITTKRGKSGQTNVSFSSFVGIQKVPERGRIEMLNAEEFAQFKKEYYEDAGQPVPEAFQNPAQYRDKNNDWYDALLRTAPMQSYNLTITSNKEKVNTAVVAGVFNQQGVVLNNEYKRYSLRLNTTYDVSDKFRLGFNLAPSYVFDNTPRTDGDRGTGILFNALHTWPVMPIYDENGELTKFNRFPANTGNIFDYPNWVRSAKELVNENRNVNILGNTFLEFRPIKDLVLKTTFNAELYNSKFFFFNPSTATSAINTPIPTTAVSIRNNLQIFTWLNENLATYSKSFNDHHFELLGGYTNQRFQFDGSRVQADTYADDRLPTIQGGLNINRGGTSSDVQEWSLTSLLSRLTYNYKGKYLFTAAVRSDGSSRFGSANRWGTFPSVSVGYVISDEEFMRSIPAISFTKVRASYGITGNNNIGNYTPYALINNTVNAAFGNNVAPGSAVISLANPNLSWETTKQFDAGLDLGLFNDRVTFMYDFYKKKTTNLLYNVQIAQEAGFTNFNDNIGQIDFWGHEFAVNTRNTEGKLIWTTNANISFNRNKVISLAEGIDRVYGSFHITKVGEPFGQFYGLIKEGLYMNEEDLNNSPQVPGRSTVGSIKLRDVNGDGIITNGGDNDDRTIIGNPFPDFIYGITNNLTYGKFDFSIVGSGSYGNQLLMRHLYSTANLDGVFNMVKGVKDRFRSPENPGKGMFGTTVGGGNVTGIERDWMSTHFIADASYFTIKNITLGYTLGELKNVFRSARIYTSIQQAYVFTKYKGGPNPETSAQGDGNGNGGNLSQGIDLSNYPVPRTYTLGINVNF from the coding sequence ATGAAGCACAGATTACTTAAATTGATGCAGTATGCCTGTCTGCTGCAACTGTTTTTTTTCTCCTGGAGCCAAGCCAACGCCCAGAGTTTAACAGTTACAGGTAAAATTTCCGGCGATAAAGGCGAAGGTTTACCTGGAGTCACTGTTCTATTAAAAGGCACTACCAACGGTACGGCCACCGATGGTACCGGAGCATTTTCGTTGAACGTTCCCAATGGTAATGGTACATTAGTAGTTTCTTTTATTGGATATACCACGCAAGAGGTAGCCATTAATAATCGGTCTTCTATTAATATTACTTTAGCTCCCGACACCAAAGCCTTGGACGAAGTAGTAGTAGTGGGTTACGGTAGTCAGCTTAAAAAAGAAGTAACCGGCGCCGTACAAACGGTAACCGCCAAAGAAATTAAGGATATTCCGGTTTCGCAGGTAACCCAAAAACTACAGGGTCGTTTAGCCGGGGTTCAAATTACCCAGGCCACCGGTAAACCTGGTCAGGGAATTTCGGTTCGTATCCGGGGCCAATTATCCGTTCTAGGCGGCAGCGATCCCTTGTACGTAGTAGATGGTTTTCCGATTACCGGCAGCATCAGCACCCTAAACCCCGACGAAATTGAAGATATCTCCATCTTAAAAGATGCGGCTTCAACTTCTTTATACGGCTCTAGAGCAGCGAACGGGGTTGTTTTAATTACCACTAAAAGAGGAAAAAGCGGCCAAACCAACGTAAGCTTTAGTTCTTTCGTGGGTATCCAGAAGGTACCAGAGCGGGGCCGCATTGAAATGTTGAACGCCGAAGAATTTGCCCAATTTAAAAAAGAATACTACGAAGATGCCGGCCAACCTGTGCCCGAAGCTTTTCAGAACCCAGCGCAATACCGGGATAAAAATAACGACTGGTATGATGCTTTGCTGCGCACCGCTCCTATGCAAAGCTATAACTTAACCATTACTTCTAATAAAGAAAAAGTAAATACCGCCGTAGTGGCCGGGGTATTCAATCAGCAAGGGGTAGTTTTAAATAATGAATACAAAAGATATTCCTTGCGCTTAAATACCACTTACGATGTTTCAGATAAATTCCGGCTTGGTTTTAACCTGGCTCCTTCGTACGTGTTTGATAATACACCACGTACCGATGGTGACCGCGGAACCGGTATTTTATTCAATGCCTTGCATACCTGGCCGGTAATGCCTATTTACGATGAAAACGGGGAGTTAACTAAATTTAATCGGTTCCCGGCCAATACCGGTAATATTTTCGATTACCCGAATTGGGTGCGTTCCGCGAAAGAATTAGTAAACGAAAATAGAAACGTGAACATTCTGGGTAATACTTTCCTGGAATTCCGGCCAATAAAGGATTTAGTATTAAAAACTACCTTTAACGCCGAATTATACAATTCTAAGTTTTTCTTCTTTAATCCTTCAACCGCTACCAGCGCTATTAATACTCCTATTCCTACTACCGCGGTTTCTATCCGGAATAATTTGCAGATTTTTACCTGGCTGAACGAAAATTTAGCAACTTACAGCAAAAGTTTTAACGATCACCATTTTGAACTTTTGGGCGGTTATACCAACCAACGTTTCCAGTTTGATGGCAGCCGCGTACAGGCAGATACCTATGCCGATGACCGCCTACCCACTATTCAGGGTGGTTTAAATATTAACCGCGGTGGTACCAGCAGCGATGTGCAGGAATGGAGTTTAACTTCCTTGTTATCCAGATTAACGTATAACTATAAAGGTAAGTACTTGTTTACTGCTGCTGTACGGAGCGATGGTTCCTCCCGCTTTGGTTCTGCTAACCGTTGGGGTACCTTCCCTTCCGTTTCCGTGGGTTATGTAATTTCCGACGAAGAATTCATGCGGAGTATTCCGGCCATTTCATTTACTAAAGTTAGAGCCAGCTATGGTATAACCGGTAACAATAACATTGGTAACTACACTCCTTATGCTTTAATTAATAATACCGTTAACGCTGCTTTTGGTAATAATGTGGCTCCTGGTTCGGCGGTAATAAGCTTAGCCAACCCTAACTTAAGCTGGGAAACCACCAAGCAATTTGATGCCGGTCTGGATTTAGGTTTATTTAACGATCGCGTCACTTTTATGTACGATTTCTACAAGAAGAAAACTACCAACTTGTTATACAACGTGCAGATAGCGCAGGAAGCTGGCTTTACCAACTTTAACGACAACATTGGTCAGATTGACTTCTGGGGTCATGAGTTTGCGGTAAATACCCGTAACACCGAGGGTAAATTAATCTGGACTACTAATGCCAATATTTCCTTTAACCGTAACAAAGTAATTTCCTTAGCCGAAGGCATTGACCGGGTTTATGGCTCCTTCCATATCACCAAAGTAGGTGAGCCATTCGGCCAATTCTATGGCCTTATTAAAGAAGGTCTTTACATGAACGAAGAAGATCTTAATAATTCGCCTCAGGTTCCTGGCCGCTCTACAGTGGGTAGTATTAAGTTAAGAGATGTTAATGGCGACGGTATTATTACAAACGGCGGCGATAACGACGACCGTACTATTATTGGTAATCCTTTCCCTGACTTTATTTATGGTATTACCAACAATTTAACCTACGGTAAGTTCGATTTCTCTATTGTGGGTTCTGGTTCTTACGGCAACCAATTGTTAATGCGCCACTTATACAGCACTGCTAACCTGGATGGTGTATTTAACATGGTTAAAGGAGTAAAAGACCGCTTCCGTTCTCCCGAAAATCCAGGTAAAGGTATGTTTGGTACTACCGTTGGTGGTGGTAATGTTACCGGTATTGAAAGAGACTGGATGAGCACCCACTTTATTGCCGATGCTTCTTACTTCACTATTAAAAATATTACCCTGGGTTACACTCTTGGCGAACTTAAGAATGTATTCCGTTCGGCCCGGATCTACACTTCTATTCAGCAGGCTTATGTATTTACTAAATACAAAGGTGGTCCAAACCCGGAAACCAGTGCCCAAGGCGATGGTAATGGCAACGGAGGTAATTTAAGCCAAGGCATAGACCTTTCTAATTATCCGGTGCCACGCACTTATACACTTGGTATTAACGTCAATTTTTAA
- a CDS encoding sugar phosphate isomerase/epimerase family protein encodes MTENNYPKLHNATWPGIVGKGPDSEPVIPFDTMLQMTAAAEVDGVKFDGVDLGLFNPHINLEGTLDDIRRAAEEVADKVSAYNLNVGSLVAPIWGGPAMGSAEERATFVDMVRRSCEFGKVLRERGVRPYGVIRIDSASSPEAWEQDPVNNSKLIVQTFQEACDVAAEYNERLAAEGEICWGGMHSWRTMVATLEAVNRPNMGFQADMAHTLLYLLGYNHPEDRILPENYDWSDRSVLTEGLKTITAALRPWTIDFHVAQNDSTVFGSGSHDKTGRHCLATDPNGKLDIVNDAGFWLRDEKGELTKAVQHICWDGCMFPNEVMTRQQTWNDILATLIKVRQAHGWHEPVQVNEESLIG; translated from the coding sequence ATGACTGAAAATAACTATCCTAAACTCCACAATGCCACCTGGCCGGGTATTGTGGGCAAAGGTCCCGATTCTGAACCGGTTATACCTTTTGACACCATGTTGCAAATGACCGCCGCTGCAGAAGTAGATGGCGTAAAATTCGACGGCGTAGACCTGGGTTTATTTAATCCGCACATTAATTTGGAAGGTACCCTGGATGATATCCGGAGAGCCGCCGAAGAAGTGGCCGACAAAGTTTCGGCTTATAATTTAAATGTTGGAAGCCTGGTAGCACCCATTTGGGGAGGACCGGCAATGGGTAGCGCGGAAGAGCGGGCCACTTTCGTGGATATGGTTCGCCGGTCTTGCGAGTTTGGCAAAGTTTTGCGGGAACGTGGGGTAAGGCCTTACGGCGTTATCCGGATTGATTCTGCCAGTTCTCCTGAAGCCTGGGAGCAAGACCCGGTGAATAATTCTAAGTTAATTGTACAAACCTTTCAGGAAGCCTGCGACGTAGCCGCTGAATACAACGAACGTCTGGCTGCCGAAGGTGAAATTTGCTGGGGAGGCATGCACAGCTGGCGTACCATGGTAGCCACCTTAGAGGCAGTAAACCGGCCGAATATGGGTTTTCAGGCAGATATGGCTCATACCTTACTTTATTTATTGGGGTACAATCATCCGGAAGACCGCATTTTACCTGAAAATTATGATTGGAGCGACCGTTCCGTGTTAACTGAGGGCTTAAAAACCATTACCGCTGCCTTGCGGCCCTGGACCATCGACTTCCACGTGGCGCAAAACGACAGCACCGTTTTTGGTTCCGGTTCACACGACAAAACCGGTCGCCATTGTTTAGCCACCGATCCAAACGGCAAACTCGACATTGTAAACGATGCTGGTTTCTGGTTACGCGACGAAAAAGGGGAATTAACTAAAGCTGTACAACATATTTGCTGGGATGGCTGCATGTTCCCGAATGAGGTAATGACGCGCCAACAAACCTGGAACGACATTCTGGCTACCCTGATAAAAGTACGTCAGGCCCACGGCTGGCACGAACCGGTACAAGTAAACGAAGAATCTTTAATTGGTTAA
- a CDS encoding Gfo/Idh/MocA family protein: MSNKKELRIGLIGGGFMGRTHSNGYKRVGDFFPELQYRPVLKAVCTRSADKVKAFAEQWGYESYETDWRAVVARDDIDAIDICTPNDTHAEIAIAAAAAGKMILCEKPLSRTLEEGQQMVEAINQAGVPNTVWYNYRRLPAVSLAKQIIDSGKLGRIFHYRANFLQDWTISADVPQGGAGTWRLDVEAAGSGVTGDLLAHCIDTAIWLNGSITDVSAVTETFVKERTHAVTGQKQKVGIDDACIFHCHFENGSLGLFESTRYARGHKALYTFEINGEHASIRWDLHDLNRLEYFDHRDESIVRGWRSIHVTDGDQPYMSKWWVPGLSIGYEHSFVHQVADFLKSLESGEPCSPTFQEALETQLVCEAVLESAATRSWKSTNVAELVK; encoded by the coding sequence ATGAGCAATAAAAAAGAATTAAGAATTGGATTAATCGGTGGCGGCTTCATGGGCCGAACGCATTCAAACGGGTATAAGCGCGTAGGCGATTTCTTTCCGGAACTACAATACCGGCCGGTTTTAAAAGCAGTTTGTACGCGTAGCGCTGATAAAGTAAAAGCCTTTGCCGAACAATGGGGGTACGAGTCGTATGAAACAGATTGGCGAGCCGTTGTAGCCCGCGACGATATTGATGCCATTGATATATGTACACCCAATGATACGCACGCGGAAATTGCCATTGCCGCCGCCGCCGCTGGTAAAATGATTTTGTGCGAAAAACCACTATCCCGGACATTAGAAGAAGGGCAGCAAATGGTGGAAGCCATTAACCAAGCCGGAGTACCTAATACCGTGTGGTACAACTACCGCCGTTTGCCGGCAGTTTCTTTAGCTAAGCAAATTATTGATTCAGGTAAATTAGGCCGGATTTTTCATTATCGGGCTAATTTCTTGCAAGACTGGACAATAAGCGCCGATGTGCCGCAAGGTGGCGCGGGAACCTGGCGTTTGGATGTGGAAGCAGCTGGTTCCGGTGTTACCGGTGATTTACTGGCGCATTGCATTGATACGGCTATCTGGCTCAATGGCAGCATTACGGATGTATCGGCAGTTACAGAAACCTTTGTGAAAGAACGTACACACGCCGTTACCGGTCAAAAACAAAAAGTTGGTATCGACGATGCTTGTATTTTCCATTGCCATTTCGAAAATGGTTCATTAGGCTTGTTTGAGTCTACCCGATATGCGCGGGGACACAAAGCTTTGTATACTTTCGAAATAAATGGCGAGCACGCTTCTATTCGTTGGGATTTACATGACCTGAACCGCTTAGAGTACTTTGACCACCGCGACGAATCAATCGTGCGGGGCTGGCGTTCTATTCACGTTACCGACGGAGATCAACCTTACATGAGTAAATGGTGGGTGCCCGGCTTATCCATTGGTTATGAGCATAGCTTTGTGCACCAGGTAGCTGATTTCTTAAAAAGTCTGGAAAGTGGCGAACCCTGCTCTCCTACCTTCCAGGAAGCATTGGAAACTCAATTAGTATGCGAAGCCGTTCTGGAATCGGCAGCTACCCGGAGTTGGAAAAGTACCAACGTTGCCGAGCTGGTTAAGTAA
- a CDS encoding cupin domain-containing protein — protein METTEKLSLAAKALEQGQGILRLAPTWVPRSFCVPGRRIKLHPDDYYVLGGERGGIDERWLSSTTPAKNGPLTGENEGLSAIVFNDGSKDQQILLKDAIDELKGELIGDRLWNEYQAWPMYSKFFDNMGPLPHHIHHSDEYAAMVGQLGKPEAYYFPPQLNNHGGDFPYTFFGIAPGTTKEQIKECLQNFTKGDNKITNFSSAYRLEPGTGWDVPPGILHAPGSLCTYEPQKASDIFAMYQSLVNEAIIPEELLWNGTPEDRKGDYDLLVEVIDWEANVDPYFMENHFMRPRPVKSLPEMMAEGYIENWICYKNQAYSAKELTVLPGAAVTIKDSGAYGLIMMQGHGKMGVWDIETPALIRYGQLTNDEFFVSEKAAKEGVKIVNQSSTDPIVMLKHFGPGNPDLGL, from the coding sequence ATGGAAACTACGGAAAAATTAAGTTTAGCAGCAAAAGCTTTAGAACAAGGTCAAGGAATACTTCGGTTGGCTCCTACCTGGGTGCCCCGGTCGTTCTGTGTACCTGGTCGGAGAATTAAGTTGCACCCCGATGATTATTATGTGCTCGGCGGCGAACGCGGCGGAATTGATGAACGGTGGTTATCGTCTACTACTCCGGCTAAAAATGGTCCGCTTACCGGCGAAAACGAAGGTTTAAGTGCTATTGTTTTTAACGATGGTTCTAAAGACCAGCAGATTTTGTTGAAAGACGCCATTGACGAATTAAAAGGTGAATTGATTGGCGACCGCCTGTGGAACGAATACCAGGCCTGGCCTATGTACTCCAAATTTTTCGATAACATGGGGCCACTTCCGCATCACATTCACCACAGCGATGAGTACGCGGCGATGGTGGGCCAACTAGGCAAACCGGAGGCTTATTATTTCCCGCCCCAACTCAATAATCACGGCGGCGATTTTCCTTATACTTTTTTTGGTATTGCGCCGGGTACAACTAAAGAACAAATTAAGGAGTGTCTGCAAAACTTTACCAAAGGCGATAACAAAATAACCAATTTCTCCTCGGCTTACCGCCTGGAACCAGGCACTGGGTGGGATGTTCCTCCTGGGATTTTACATGCTCCCGGTAGTTTATGTACTTACGAGCCGCAAAAAGCTTCGGATATATTTGCCATGTACCAATCACTGGTAAACGAAGCCATTATACCGGAAGAATTATTGTGGAATGGTACCCCCGAAGACCGCAAAGGCGATTACGATTTATTAGTAGAAGTAATTGACTGGGAAGCCAACGTAGATCCGTATTTTATGGAAAATCATTTTATGCGGCCCCGGCCCGTAAAATCTTTACCCGAAATGATGGCTGAAGGGTACATCGAAAACTGGATTTGCTACAAGAACCAAGCTTATAGCGCCAAAGAACTAACAGTATTGCCGGGAGCAGCAGTAACCATTAAGGATAGCGGCGCTTACGGTTTAATTATGATGCAAGGGCACGGAAAAATGGGCGTATGGGACATTGAAACTCCCGCTCTGATCCGCTACGGACAATTAACCAACGACGAGTTTTTTGTCAGCGAAAAAGCCGCTAAAGAAGGAGTAAAAATAGTAAATCAATCCAGTACCGATCCAATTGTGATGCTGAAACACTTTGGCCCGGGTAACCCGGATTTAGGACTCTAG